The following are encoded together in the Thunnus maccoyii chromosome 18, fThuMac1.1, whole genome shotgun sequence genome:
- the LOC121884245 gene encoding cytosolic 5'-nucleotidase 3-like, with protein sequence MIPELSNPSVCMRDPQRVQEILQSMQKAGSNTLQVISDFDMTLTRFAYNGKRCPTCHNILDNSKLISDECREKLKDLLNTYYPIEIDSSRSVDEKLPLMVEWWTKAHELLVQQRIRKDLLATVVRESDAMLREGYQLFFDHLYEHSIPLLIFSAGIGDILEEVIRQAGVFHPNVKVFSNYMDFDESGVLKAFKGELIHIYNKREGALLNTGHFQELRTRPNVLLLGDSLGDLTMADGVQDIENILKIGFLNDKVEERKQSYLDSYDIVLVKDETLEVSNAILLYLTGNK encoded by the exons ATG ATTCCAGAGTTGTCCAACCCCTCGGTGTGTATGAGGGACCCTCAGAGGGTGCAGGAGATCCTTCAGTCCATGCAGAAGGCAGGGTCCAACACGTTACAG GTCATCTCAGATTTTGACATGACCCTAACAAGATTTGCATATAATGGGAAAAGATGCCCCACATGTCATA ATATTCTTGACAATAGCAAACTTATCTCTGATGAATGCAGAGAAAAG CTGAAGGATCTGCTCAACACATACTACCCTATAGAGATCGACTCTTCACGGTCAGTAGATGAGAAGCTGCCCCTTATGGTGGAGTG GTGGACTAAAGCTCATGAACTACTGGTACAGCAGCGGATCAGGAAAGATCTGCTGGCCACGGTGGTGCGGGAGTCTGATGCAATGCTGAG GGAGGGCTACCAGCTGTTCTTCGACCACCTGTATGAGCACAGCATCCCTCTGCTCATCTTCTCTGCTGGAATAGGAGACATCCTGGAGGAGGTGATTCGCCAGGCTGGGGTCTTCCACCCCAACGTCAAAGTCTTCTCCAACTACATGGACTTTGATGAGTCT GGAGTGTTGAAGGCTTTCAAGGGAGAGCTGATCCACATCTACAATAAGAGGGAAGGTGCCCTGCTCAACACGGGTCATTTCCAGGAGCTGCGGACGCGGCCCAACGTGCTGCTGTTGGGAGACTCTTTGGGAGATCTGACCATGGCGGACGGGGTGCAGGACATAGAGAACATCCTCAAGATCGGGTTCCTCAATGACAAG gtggaggagaggaagcagTCTTACTTGGACTCATATGACATTGTGTTGGTAAAGGATGAGACTTTGGAAGTCTCAAACGCTATACTGCTCTACCTCACTGGTAACAAGTGA
- the p3h4 gene encoding endoplasmic reticulum protein SC65, giving the protein MLLKSLCLAFLLLALVEAQYEKYSFKSFPTKDIMPLDSVYGHALEQYAAQNWAESIKFLELSLRLHRLLRDSEAFCSSSCSSVSRDNDTVFHDNTLLVVRHILLRAACLKKCKADFPVFNITYPKRDLLETFEKRIPYRYIQYAYYQLNNVEKAVAAAHTFLKKNPKDPYLTKNMNYYKTLFDVDEYLIDHEEQPYESVFLKSVMLYNSGDFSNSARNMEQAIIQYFEAYNLCSSGCEGSYEILEFKDFYPTLADLYTDVLKCKINCEEHLTPNVGGFFVEKFVATMYHYLQFSYYKLNDVKNAAPCAASYMLFDSKDQVMMQNVAYYRFYREQWGLEEKDFQPRPEALTYFNQTTKQKEMLEFAMNYLQTEDEDIVSSEDLAASEHPDTEFEGMGDYEESFLADWWQEPKTKWDTGEAAE; this is encoded by the exons ATGCTGCTGAAAAGCTTGTGTCTGGCCTTTCTGCTCCTGGCCCTGGTCGAGGCTCAGTATGAGAAGTACAGCTTTAAAAGTTTCCCAACGAAGGACATCATGCCCCTGGACTCTGTGTACGGTCACGCGTTGGAGCAGTACGCGGCGCAGAACTGGGCAGAGAGCATCAAGTTCCTGGAGCTCAGCCTGCGGCTCCACCGGCTGCTGCGGGACAGCGAGGctttctgcagcagcagttgCAGCTCCGTCAGCCGGGACAATGATACCGTGTTCCACGACAACACCCTACTAGTCGTGCGCCACATTCTGCTGAGGGCTGCGTGCCTTAAAAAGTGCAAGGCGGACTTTCCAGTGTTTAATATCACATACCCAAAGAGGGATTTACTGGAAACTTTCGAGAAAAGGATACCGTATCGGTATATACAGTATGCGTACTACCAG CTCAACAACGTGGAGAAGGCCGTAGCAGCCGCCCACACCTTCCTGAAGAAGAACCCAAAAGATCCTTATTTGACCAAGAATATGAACTACTACAAGACGCTATTCGATGTGGACGAATATCTCATTGACCACGAGGAGCAGCCGTATGAA AGTGTGTTCTTGAAGAGTGTGATGCTCTACAACAGCGGAGACTTCAGCAACAGCGCCCGAAACATGGAGCAGGCCATCATACAGTATTTTGAAGCGTATAACCTCTGCTCATCAGGCTGCGAGGGCTCGTATGAGATATTAGAGTTCAAAGACTTCTATCCCACCCTGGCAG ATCTTTACACCGATGTGCTGAAATGTAAGATAAACTGTGAGGAGCATCTAACACCCAACGTCGGAGGCTTCTTTGTGGAGAAGTTCGTAGCCACCATGTATCACTACCTCCAGTTTTCCTATTATAAAT TGAATGATGTGAAGAACGCTGCTCCGTGTGCAGCCAGTTATATGCTGTTTGACTCCAAAGACCAGGTGATGATGCAAAATGTAGCGTACTACCGCTTCTACCGGGAGCAGTGGGGACTGGAGGAAAAGGACTTCCAGCCTCGGCCT gAGGCCTTGACATATTTTAACCAGACTACCAAGCAGAAAGAGATGCTGGAGTTTGCAATGAACTACCTACAAACAGAAGATGAG gATATAGTAAGTTCAGAAGACCTGGCCGCCTCTGAGCATCCGGACACAGAGTTTGAGGGTATGGGAGACTACGAGGAGTCCTTCCTGGCCGATTGGTGGCAGGAACCCAAAACTAAGTGGGACACCGGAGAGGCCGCAGAATGA
- the fkbp10a gene encoding peptidyl-prolyl cis-trans isomerase FKBP10 isoform X2, which produces MDLIISSVFLILHVVNCSPGPLVDVVVDRYDIPKVCPREVQTEDFIRYHYNGTFQADGKTFDSSYKRGKAVISQVGLGRLITGLDRGLQGMCVNERRRITVPPHLGYGSIGTGGVIPPDAVLVYDVHLLDIWNAEDKVQIRTLSKPPSCNRTTAASDFVRYHYNGTLLSGEAFDSSYSRNETYDTYLGKGHLIKGMDEGLLGMCVGERRIVIVPPFLAYGENGHGTQVPPQATLVLEVLLVDVFNPKDDLIMQVKYAPEVCNRKTETGDYIRYHYNGTFQDGTAFDSSYQRNSTYNTYIGMGYVIRGMDKALQGLCIGEKRRIIVPPHLAYGEDGVGDLIPGSAVLVFDIHVIDFHNPRDPVEIKVTHKPQECNITSEADDLIEYRYNCSLMDGTLLYSSFLWAWNCRYHTIYISMTTARTPAWPEVLIHSKVLIGLDYYYFLNSVCYES; this is translated from the exons ATGGACCTGATAATATCTTCGGTTTTTCTTATACTTCATGTTGTGAATTGCAGCCCCGGGCCGTTAGTGGATGTTGTTGTCGATCGGTACGACATCCCGAAAGTTTGTCCTCGAGAAGTGCAAACGGAAGATTTTATTCGGTATCATTATAACGGCACCTTCCAAGCAGACGGAAAGACCTTTGACTCCAG TTATAAACGAGGCAAAGCCGTCATCAGCCAGGTCGGCCTGGGCAGACTCATCACAGGGTTGGACCGGGGTCTTCAGGGCATGTGTGTCAACGAACGCAGGAGGATCACAGTGCCCCCACATCTGGGCTATGGAAGCATAGGAACAG GTGGTGTAATTCCTCCTGACGCTGTGTTGGTGTATGATGTTCACCTACTGGACATCTGGAACGCCGAGGATAAGGTGCAGATCCGCACGCTCAGCAAGCCACCGAGCTGCAACCGCACCACCGCGGCGTCAGATTTTGTGCGTTACCACTATAACGGCACCCTGCTGTCCGGTGAAGCCTTCGACTCCAG TTACTCGAGGAATGAAACCTATGACACCTACTTGGGGAAGGGTCACCTCATCAAAGGCATGGATGAAGGTCTTCTGGGCATGTGTGTTGGAGAGAGGCGCATCGTCATCGTCCCGCCCTTCCTGGCATATGGAGAGAACGGCCACG gAACTCAAGTCCCTCCTCAGGCTACACTGGTGTTGGAAGTGCTGTTGGTTGATGTGTTCAACCCTAAGGATGATCTGATCATGCAGGTGAAGTACGCACCTGAAGTCTGCAACCGCAAGACGGAGACCGGAGATTACATCCGCTACCACTACAACGGCACCTTCCAGGATGGCACGGCCTTCGATTCGAG CTACCAGCGAAATAGCACCTACAACACTTACATCGGCATGGGATACGTGATTAGAGGGATGGACAAAGCCCTGCAAGGCCTGTGCataggagagaagaggaggattaTTGTGCCTCCTCACTTGGCATATGGAGAAGATGGAGTTG GAGACCTCATTCCTGGCTCTGCTGTGCTGGTCTTTGACATCCACGTCATTGATTTCCACAACCCCAGAGATCCAGTGGAGATTAAAGTGACCCACAAGCCGCAGGAATGCAACATTACCAGCGAGGCCGACGATTTGATTGAGTATCGTTATAATTGCTCCTTGATGGACGGCACCCTGCTGTACTCCTC ATTTCTGTGGGCCTGGAACTGCAGATATCATACCATTTACATATCCATGACAACAGCACGTACGCCTGCATGGCCCGAGGTTTTGATACACAGCAAAGTTTTAATTGgcttggattattattattttttaaattctgtctGTTACGAGTCATaa
- the fkbp10a gene encoding peptidyl-prolyl cis-trans isomerase FKBP10 isoform X1, translating into MDLIISSVFLILHVVNCSPGPLVDVVVDRYDIPKVCPREVQTEDFIRYHYNGTFQADGKTFDSSYKRGKAVISQVGLGRLITGLDRGLQGMCVNERRRITVPPHLGYGSIGTGGVIPPDAVLVYDVHLLDIWNAEDKVQIRTLSKPPSCNRTTAASDFVRYHYNGTLLSGEAFDSSYSRNETYDTYLGKGHLIKGMDEGLLGMCVGERRIVIVPPFLAYGENGHGTQVPPQATLVLEVLLVDVFNPKDDLIMQVKYAPEVCNRKTETGDYIRYHYNGTFQDGTAFDSSYQRNSTYNTYIGMGYVIRGMDKALQGLCIGEKRRIIVPPHLAYGEDGVGDLIPGSAVLVFDIHVIDFHNPRDPVEIKVTHKPQECNITSEADDLIEYRYNCSLMDGTLLYSSDQFDSPSTTTLGANMVILGLEKGLSGMCMGEKREVVVPPHWGHGERGAGGVPSSAVLFFELELVKLQKGVPEGYMFVWLGDSPDPLFPAMDLNSDKEVPLEEFSAFIMLQVKEGKGRLRPGADASVIIKGMFNNQDRNRDGKIVEYELNANEESAAREEL; encoded by the exons ATGGACCTGATAATATCTTCGGTTTTTCTTATACTTCATGTTGTGAATTGCAGCCCCGGGCCGTTAGTGGATGTTGTTGTCGATCGGTACGACATCCCGAAAGTTTGTCCTCGAGAAGTGCAAACGGAAGATTTTATTCGGTATCATTATAACGGCACCTTCCAAGCAGACGGAAAGACCTTTGACTCCAG TTATAAACGAGGCAAAGCCGTCATCAGCCAGGTCGGCCTGGGCAGACTCATCACAGGGTTGGACCGGGGTCTTCAGGGCATGTGTGTCAACGAACGCAGGAGGATCACAGTGCCCCCACATCTGGGCTATGGAAGCATAGGAACAG GTGGTGTAATTCCTCCTGACGCTGTGTTGGTGTATGATGTTCACCTACTGGACATCTGGAACGCCGAGGATAAGGTGCAGATCCGCACGCTCAGCAAGCCACCGAGCTGCAACCGCACCACCGCGGCGTCAGATTTTGTGCGTTACCACTATAACGGCACCCTGCTGTCCGGTGAAGCCTTCGACTCCAG TTACTCGAGGAATGAAACCTATGACACCTACTTGGGGAAGGGTCACCTCATCAAAGGCATGGATGAAGGTCTTCTGGGCATGTGTGTTGGAGAGAGGCGCATCGTCATCGTCCCGCCCTTCCTGGCATATGGAGAGAACGGCCACG gAACTCAAGTCCCTCCTCAGGCTACACTGGTGTTGGAAGTGCTGTTGGTTGATGTGTTCAACCCTAAGGATGATCTGATCATGCAGGTGAAGTACGCACCTGAAGTCTGCAACCGCAAGACGGAGACCGGAGATTACATCCGCTACCACTACAACGGCACCTTCCAGGATGGCACGGCCTTCGATTCGAG CTACCAGCGAAATAGCACCTACAACACTTACATCGGCATGGGATACGTGATTAGAGGGATGGACAAAGCCCTGCAAGGCCTGTGCataggagagaagaggaggattaTTGTGCCTCCTCACTTGGCATATGGAGAAGATGGAGTTG GAGACCTCATTCCTGGCTCTGCTGTGCTGGTCTTTGACATCCACGTCATTGATTTCCACAACCCCAGAGATCCAGTGGAGATTAAAGTGACCCACAAGCCGCAGGAATGCAACATTACCAGCGAGGCCGACGATTTGATTGAGTATCGTTATAATTGCTCCTTGATGGACGGCACCCTGCTGTACTCCTC GGATCAGTTTGACTCCCCTTCCACCACGACTCTCGGAGCGAACATGGTGATCCTGGGTCTGGAGAAAGGTTTGAGTGGCATGTGCATGGGCGAGAAGAGGGAGGTGGTTGTTCCACCTCACTGGGGCCACGGAGAACGTGGAG CTGGAGGAGTCCCCAGTAGCGCAGTGCTCTTCTTCGAGCTGGAGTTGGTGAAGCTACAGAAGGGTGTACCTGAAGGCTACATGTTTGTGTGGCTGGGAGATAGTCCTGATCCCCTCTTTCCTGCCATGGACCTCAATAGTGACAAAGAGGTCCCTCTAGAGGAG TTTTCAGCCTTCATCATGCTCCAAGTTAAAGAGGGCAAAGGTCGTCTTCGGCCAGGGGCTGATGCCAGCGTCATCATTAAGGGGATGTTCAACAACCAGGACCGTAATAGAGACGGGAAGATCGTAGAATATGAACTGAATGCTAACGAGGAGTCTGCGGCACGAGAGGAGTTGTAA